The genomic window TTGCGAGCATCAAGGGCGTTCCAGGTAGCTGGATAACGGATCACTTGAAACGCCCTTGACCCTCGCGGCGGCTCAGGCTGAGTTTCCCAATGCGCTGCCAGGGAAAATGTGGGGGGCGATCAGGTTTGCCCTCGCCCTGACCTTCGCCAAGGCTCAGGTCTGTCCCTCTCCCAACTTGGGAGAGGGACGGGTTCGAGCACAGCGAGACCCAGGGAGAGGGTAATGTGCCACTGGCATGATGTATAACAATATTGGTTAAGATAAGTGACCAATGCTGCGATAGTCAATAACACTTTGAATAATGTTTTATTGGGAAATCAGAAAGCCAGGAATATTTCTTCTTGGTTTCCTGGCTTCCTCATGAAAATTCTGTTTGTACAATCGCTTGAGAAAACTACCCGGCAATAAACTTGCGTACTTCTTCGAGCTTTCCAGCGCTGCCGAGGAACTCGTTTTTCCCGGCGATAAATTTGGCATATTCGGCCATATATACTTTACCGGGTTTGCGGAAATCGAAATTCTCGGGGTGTTCTAAAAAGTGTTCACGATGGACGCGCGTCCACACCAGACGGCCATCGGTATCAATATTGATTTTGGTCACACCTAATTCGGCTGCGCGTCTGAATTGAGCCGCATCCACCCCTTTGGCGCCCAGCAGTTTGCCGCCAGCTTGATTGATACGTGCCACCTCATCTTGCGGCACAGAGCTGGATCCGTGCATAACCAGCGGAAAATTCGGCAGCCGGTTTTGAATTTCTTCCAATACATCATAATGCAAGCCCTGCGTGCCAGAAAATTTAAAAGCACCGTGGCTGGTGCCAATGGCAACCGCCAACGAATCGCAGCCGCTGCGTTCAACAAATTCCAATGCCTGATCGGGGTCGGTGAGCTTGGCATCTGCTTCGGCAACCGATACGTGTTCTTCGACGCCGCCCAACATTCCCAATTCGGCTTCTACAACAATCCCCTTGGCGTGTGCGGCATCCACAACGCGCTTGGTGATGGCAATATTTTCGTCAAAGGGTTCATGGCTGGCGTCAATCATAACGGAACTATAAAAACCGCTATTGATACAGTCATAGCAAGTTTCCTCGTCGCCGTGGTCAAGATGCACCGCGAAAATAGCGTCTGGATAAACT from Chloroflexota bacterium includes these protein-coding regions:
- a CDS encoding ketose-bisphosphate aldolase gives rise to the protein MIVTTKKLFKAAYGTYAIGAYNINNLEQTMGLFQGNMDSQAPFIIQLSKGSRKYSDKAMLEGLIRSAEEVYPDAIFAVHLDHGDEETCYDCINSGFYSSVMIDASHEPFDENIAITKRVVDAAHAKGIVVEAELGMLGGVEEHVSVAEADAKLTDPDQALEFVERSGCDSLAVAIGTSHGAFKFSGTQGLHYDVLEEIQNRLPNFPLVMHGSSSVPQDEVARINQAGGKLLGAKGVDAAQFRRAAELGVTKINIDTDGRLVWTRVHREHFLEHPENFDFRKPGKVYMAEYAKFIAGKNEFLGSAGKLEEVRKFIAG